A genomic segment from Janibacter sp. DB-40 encodes:
- a CDS encoding long-chain fatty acid--CoA ligase, with protein sequence MKSTMQDYQLTIASLMHHGTGVHPDSEVVTATADGSRSITYAELGKRTARLAGALRSLGIEGDDRVGTFQWNNAEHLEAYLAIPSMGAVLHTLNIRLFPEQLIYVANHAEDKVVIVDDSLVGLLAPQLPHFETVTHVLVAGPDAAAANLDSLRSSGKEILLYEDVLAEQPDTFDWPEVDEEAAAAMCYTSGTTGNPKGVVYSHRSAYLHSMASCTGNVAGLTFADRVLPIVPMFHANAWGLAYAAIMSGASLCMPDRWLQAEPLVRFIQESRPTISGAVPTVWNDVLTYLDDHSEVRLDSLRRILCGGSAVPVALMQALRERHGLDMVQAWGMTETSPVASVANVPLGIEGEEEWRYKATAGRLLCGVEGRIVADDGSVLPRDGEAVGELEVKGPWVTADYYASDDPEVAEKFDGGWLRTGDVGTLDHLGYITLTDRAKDVIKSGGEWISSVDLENALMGHEAVLEAAVVGIPDEKWQERPLATIVVKEGSTTTAAELREYLATDFAKWQLPDAFAFIEEVPRTSVGKFDKKTLRRRYREGELRVEPSA encoded by the coding sequence ATGAAGAGCACGATGCAGGACTACCAGCTGACCATCGCCTCCCTCATGCACCACGGGACGGGCGTCCACCCCGACTCCGAGGTGGTCACCGCGACCGCCGACGGCTCCCGGTCCATCACCTATGCCGAGCTCGGCAAGCGCACCGCCCGGCTCGCGGGCGCACTGCGGTCGCTCGGCATCGAGGGTGATGACCGGGTCGGCACCTTCCAGTGGAACAACGCCGAGCACCTCGAGGCCTACCTCGCGATCCCCTCGATGGGCGCGGTGCTGCACACGCTCAACATCCGTCTCTTCCCCGAGCAGCTGATCTACGTCGCCAACCACGCCGAGGACAAGGTCGTCATCGTCGACGACTCGCTCGTCGGCCTGCTCGCCCCGCAGCTGCCGCATTTCGAGACGGTCACCCACGTGCTCGTCGCCGGGCCCGACGCCGCAGCGGCGAACCTGGACTCCCTTCGCTCCTCCGGCAAGGAGATCCTGCTCTACGAGGACGTCCTCGCCGAGCAGCCGGACACCTTCGACTGGCCCGAGGTGGACGAGGAGGCCGCGGCCGCCATGTGCTACACGAGCGGCACGACCGGCAACCCCAAGGGCGTCGTCTACAGCCACCGCTCGGCCTACCTGCACTCGATGGCCTCGTGCACGGGCAACGTCGCCGGCCTGACCTTCGCCGACCGGGTCCTGCCGATCGTGCCGATGTTCCACGCCAACGCGTGGGGCCTGGCGTACGCGGCCATCATGAGCGGCGCCTCGCTGTGCATGCCCGACCGCTGGCTGCAGGCCGAGCCGCTCGTGCGCTTCATCCAGGAGAGCCGGCCGACCATCTCCGGCGCGGTGCCCACGGTCTGGAACGACGTGCTCACCTACCTGGACGACCACTCCGAGGTGAGGCTGGACTCCCTTCGCCGGATCCTGTGCGGGGGCTCCGCCGTCCCCGTCGCGCTGATGCAGGCGCTGCGCGAGCGCCACGGCCTCGACATGGTCCAGGCGTGGGGCATGACCGAGACCTCCCCGGTCGCCTCCGTGGCCAATGTGCCCCTCGGCATCGAGGGCGAGGAGGAGTGGCGCTACAAGGCCACTGCCGGCCGGCTCCTCTGCGGGGTCGAGGGCCGCATCGTCGCCGACGACGGCAGCGTCCTCCCCCGCGACGGCGAAGCCGTCGGCGAGCTGGAGGTCAAGGGCCCGTGGGTGACCGCCGACTACTACGCGAGCGACGACCCGGAGGTGGCCGAGAAGTTCGACGGCGGCTGGCTGCGCACCGGTGACGTCGGCACCCTCGACCACCTCGGCTACATCACCCTGACCGACCGCGCGAAGGACGTCATCAAGTCCGGTGGCGAGTGGATCTCCTCGGTCGACCTGGAGAACGCCCTCATGGGGCACGAGGCGGTCCTCGAGGCCGCGGTCGTCGGCATCCCCGACGAGAAGTGGCAGGAGCGCCCGTTGGCCACCATCGTCGTCAAGGAGGGCTCGACCACCACCGCGGCCGAGCTGCGCGAGTACCTGGCCACGGACTTCGCGAAGTGGCAGCTGCCCGACGCCTTCGCCTTCATCGAGGAGGTGCCGCGGACGTCGGTCGGCAAGTTCGACAAGAAGACGCTGCGCCGGCGTTACCGGGAGGGTGAGCTGCGGGTGGAGCCCTCGGCGTGA
- a CDS encoding NAD(P)/FAD-dependent oxidoreductase, translating to MPTQEPVTVDVIVLGGGPVGENLAQYAIEDSDLTAAIVEAERYGGECSYWACIPSKALLRPAQVATTSAHLQGVVPTDVDRDALLARRDEWVAHYDDTGQAEWVEDAGIRPVRGHGRLVGEREIEVEDEGGVRRLRARRAVVIATGSEPVVPPAFRNVIPWGSRDATGVREVPDRIAVIGGGVVACEAATWMAALGSRVTMLVRGPGLLQRMEPFVGEVVTDSLRAKGVDVRLSTEASECERAEAQDTGIGRVHGGPVRLTTGSGTIEADEVLVAAGRRPRLGDVGLDAVGLTEDDVTAGRLPEWLTAVGDAGGGPPLTHWGKYRARVVGARIAAEADGSPTEPDPDGVPVPQVVFTDPQVASVGMTARAAEEAGHDVVTSEVPFGGAAGGALLRDDASGRVSLVVDRPTGRLLGATFVGTEAGELLHAATIAIVGRVPVHLLRHAVPAFPTASELWLRLLEQLPRDLRRT from the coding sequence ATGCCGACCCAGGAGCCGGTGACCGTCGACGTCATCGTGCTCGGCGGCGGCCCCGTCGGGGAGAACCTCGCCCAGTACGCCATCGAGGACTCCGACCTGACGGCCGCGATCGTCGAGGCGGAGCGCTACGGCGGCGAGTGCTCGTACTGGGCGTGCATCCCGAGCAAGGCGCTGCTGCGGCCGGCCCAGGTGGCGACGACGAGTGCCCACCTGCAGGGCGTCGTCCCGACGGACGTCGACCGGGACGCGCTGCTCGCCCGACGCGACGAGTGGGTCGCGCACTACGACGACACCGGCCAGGCGGAGTGGGTCGAGGACGCGGGGATCCGACCCGTCCGCGGTCACGGTCGCCTCGTCGGCGAGCGCGAGATCGAGGTGGAGGATGAAGGCGGTGTCCGCCGCCTGCGCGCCCGCCGCGCCGTGGTCATCGCCACGGGGAGCGAGCCGGTGGTCCCGCCGGCGTTCCGCAACGTCATCCCATGGGGATCGCGCGACGCGACCGGTGTCCGCGAGGTGCCCGACCGGATCGCGGTCATCGGTGGCGGGGTCGTCGCCTGCGAGGCCGCGACGTGGATGGCAGCGCTCGGCTCGCGGGTGACGATGCTCGTGCGCGGGCCGGGGCTGCTGCAGCGGATGGAGCCCTTCGTCGGGGAGGTGGTGACCGACTCCCTTCGCGCGAAGGGGGTGGACGTGCGCCTGTCCACCGAGGCCAGCGAGTGCGAGCGGGCGGAGGCGCAGGACACCGGCATCGGCCGGGTGCACGGCGGCCCGGTGCGCCTGACGACGGGCTCCGGGACCATCGAGGCGGACGAGGTGCTCGTGGCGGCGGGGCGCCGACCGCGCCTCGGGGACGTGGGGCTCGACGCGGTCGGGCTGACCGAGGACGACGTGACCGCCGGTCGCCTCCCGGAGTGGCTGACCGCCGTGGGCGACGCCGGTGGCGGCCCACCGCTGACCCACTGGGGCAAGTACCGCGCCCGGGTCGTGGGCGCGCGCATCGCCGCCGAGGCCGATGGGTCCCCGACCGAGCCGGACCCGGACGGGGTCCCCGTGCCGCAGGTGGTCTTCACCGACCCGCAGGTCGCTTCGGTCGGCATGACCGCCCGTGCCGCGGAGGAGGCCGGCCACGACGTGGTGACCAGCGAGGTGCCCTTCGGTGGCGCCGCTGGCGGGGCGCTCCTGCGTGACGACGCCTCCGGTCGGGTGTCGCTCGTCGTCGACCGTCCCACCGGGCGCCTGCTGGGGGCGACCTTCGTCGGCACGGAGGCGGGGGAGCTGCTCCACGCCGCGACCATCGCGATCGTGGGTCGGGTGCCGGTCCACCTGCTGCGGCACGCGGTGCCCGCCTTCCCCACGGCGTCCGAGCTGTGGTTGCGTCTGCTCGAGCAGCTGCCGCGGGACCTGCGCCGCACGTAG
- a CDS encoding monovalent cation/H(+) antiporter subunit G yields the protein MVVLFQWIGAVLMVLGSLFGVVAALGMLLLPDAAARLQAAAKPQVVGLLLILLGAAPFVRWWPALGMLFLVGAFQVVTAPVLTQLLARDSYRSGAWRRDRLLVDEYEGHRQPGGRDDASPGGGDDASG from the coding sequence ATGGTCGTCCTCTTCCAGTGGATCGGTGCCGTCCTGATGGTGCTGGGCAGCCTGTTCGGTGTGGTCGCTGCACTGGGCATGCTGCTGCTCCCGGACGCAGCCGCCCGCCTGCAGGCGGCGGCCAAACCACAGGTCGTCGGCCTGCTGCTGATCCTGCTGGGCGCCGCCCCCTTCGTCCGCTGGTGGCCGGCCCTGGGGATGCTCTTCCTCGTGGGCGCCTTCCAGGTGGTCACCGCCCCGGTGCTGACGCAGCTCCTCGCCCGCGACTCCTACCGGTCCGGGGCGTGGCGGCGCGACCGTCTGCTCGTGGACGAGTACGAGGGTCACCGCCAGCCGGGCGGACGCGACGATGCGTCCCCGGGTGGAGGCGACGACGCGTCGGGATGA
- a CDS encoding Na+/H+ antiporter subunit E: MTASAWARRGVLVLWLLCVWLLLWGAWRPDVLLAGIVVSLVAVRWSRLPAPPLRTRVRWGRASLLLLRLGGDMLRASWAVTRTIARGAGRTRSSVLCLSLRPGASDIALVLACNRISLEPGSVVVDIDRHQDRMYVYVLDTPDVEAVERRRRESQRLLDAVLDAFPTRAGAAGTGAGTGGGKGS, encoded by the coding sequence ATGACCGCATCGGCGTGGGCGCGGCGCGGTGTGCTGGTCCTGTGGCTGCTGTGCGTCTGGCTCCTGCTGTGGGGCGCCTGGCGTCCGGACGTGCTGCTCGCCGGGATCGTCGTGTCCCTCGTCGCGGTCCGGTGGTCCCGCCTCCCGGCGCCGCCCCTGCGCACCCGGGTGCGGTGGGGGCGGGCGTCGCTGCTCCTGCTCCGTCTCGGGGGCGACATGCTGCGGGCCTCGTGGGCGGTCACCAGGACCATCGCCCGCGGCGCGGGCCGGACCCGCTCGTCCGTGCTGTGCCTGTCCCTGCGACCCGGCGCCTCCGACATCGCCCTGGTGCTGGCGTGCAACCGGATCTCCCTGGAACCCGGGTCCGTGGTCGTCGACATCGACCGCCACCAGGACCGGATGTACGTGTACGTGCTGGACACCCCGGATGTCGAGGCCGTGGAGCGGCGTCGTCGGGAGAGTCAACGCCTGCTCGATGCCGTCCTTGACGCGTTCCCGACGCGCGCCGGAGCCGCCGGCACGGGTGCCGGGACCGGTGGAGGGAAGGGATCATGA
- a CDS encoding proton-conducting transporter membrane subunit: protein MTLATLLVVVPVAVPLLAAGLALLLGPWPTAQRVLGTTVPTAVVVDAALLLHRADAQGPVVAQAGGYPVPLGITLVADRFSALVLLVSSIVLLLVVVYAMAQGMRGGTVPSVFHPSHLVLLAGVALSFLTGDLFTLFVGLEVMLMASYALITLRPNRARVRASMTYIVTSLLSSILLLSSVAVVYGLTGTLNLAQLSRRVGDLDPDVQAWLSVMLLLALAIKAAIVPMHWWLPESYPPAPAPVTAIFAALLTKVAVYAIIRTQTLFFPRDEPWTLLLILSAVTLLVGAFGALAQDNLHGALSFLLVSHIGYMLLGLAVSTQEGVAASGIYLVHHIVVQAGLFCVVGLVEHHRGTASVRRLGGVAVTAPVLSVIFLLPALSLGGVPPSDGFVAKLAVLRAAVGTQDALPLVVAGVGLLTGLLTLAVMARIWSSAFWGEPAAPVPDPDPTDELVLGTGSVMRGMTVATACLMLLGLGVAAGAGPVSDLATRAGEDLRSGVEYRESVLGGEGR, encoded by the coding sequence ATGACGCTCGCGACCCTGCTCGTCGTCGTGCCGGTGGCCGTCCCGCTCCTCGCTGCCGGCCTGGCGCTGCTCCTCGGCCCGTGGCCGACGGCCCAGCGTGTCCTCGGCACCACGGTCCCGACGGCCGTGGTCGTCGACGCGGCGCTGCTCCTGCACCGGGCGGACGCCCAGGGCCCGGTGGTGGCCCAGGCGGGTGGTTACCCCGTGCCCCTGGGGATCACGTTGGTGGCCGACCGGTTCTCGGCGCTGGTCCTGCTCGTGTCGTCGATCGTGCTGCTGCTCGTGGTCGTGTACGCGATGGCACAGGGGATGCGTGGGGGCACCGTCCCGTCGGTCTTCCACCCCAGCCACCTCGTGCTCCTGGCCGGTGTGGCGCTGTCCTTCCTCACCGGCGATCTCTTCACCCTCTTCGTCGGCCTCGAGGTCATGCTCATGGCCAGCTACGCCCTGATCACCCTGCGGCCGAACCGGGCCCGGGTGCGCGCGAGCATGACCTACATCGTCACCAGCCTGCTGTCCTCGATCCTGCTGCTCAGCTCGGTCGCGGTCGTCTACGGGTTGACGGGCACCCTGAACCTCGCGCAGCTCTCGCGCCGCGTGGGGGACCTCGACCCGGACGTGCAGGCCTGGCTGAGCGTGATGCTGCTGCTCGCCCTGGCGATCAAGGCGGCCATCGTCCCGATGCACTGGTGGTTGCCGGAGAGCTATCCACCCGCGCCGGCACCGGTCACCGCGATCTTCGCCGCGCTGCTGACCAAGGTGGCCGTGTACGCGATCATCCGCACCCAGACGTTGTTCTTCCCGCGTGACGAGCCGTGGACGCTCCTGCTCATCCTGTCGGCGGTGACCCTCCTGGTGGGGGCGTTCGGGGCGCTGGCGCAGGACAACCTGCACGGGGCGCTGTCCTTCCTGCTGGTCTCCCACATCGGCTACATGCTGCTGGGCCTGGCCGTCTCGACCCAGGAGGGCGTGGCCGCCTCCGGGATCTACTTGGTCCACCACATCGTCGTCCAGGCGGGTCTCTTCTGCGTCGTCGGACTCGTGGAGCACCACCGCGGGACCGCGTCGGTCCGCCGACTCGGGGGCGTGGCGGTCACGGCTCCCGTGCTCTCGGTGATCTTCCTGCTCCCGGCCCTGAGCCTGGGCGGCGTCCCTCCCTCGGACGGATTCGTCGCCAAGCTGGCGGTGCTGCGCGCCGCCGTCGGCACACAGGATGCACTGCCCCTCGTGGTCGCCGGAGTCGGTCTGCTCACCGGCCTGCTCACACTCGCGGTGATGGCGCGGATCTGGTCGAGTGCCTTCTGGGGGGAGCCGGCCGCGCCGGTACCCGATCCCGACCCCACCGACGAGCTCGTCCTCGGCACCGGGTCGGTCATGCGCGGCATGACCGTGGCGACGGCGTGCCTGATGCTGCTCGGTCTGGGAGTGGCCGCCGGGGCCGGCCCCGTGTCGGACCTCGCGACCCGCGCCGGTGAGGACCTGCGCTCCGGCGTCGAGTACCGCGAGTCGGTCCTCGGGGGTGAGGGTCGATGA
- a CDS encoding NADH-quinone oxidoreductase subunit K: MNATNLTLALLCGGLFAAGIHLMMARSLVRVAMGVVLLGHAANLLLLQSGGRAGMPPVSGSTPYEEVADPLPQAMALTAIVITFAVTALLLAVACRSNDLRGHDDTTDRSVEDEEGGP, encoded by the coding sequence ATGAACGCCACGAACCTCACCCTCGCCCTGCTCTGCGGCGGCCTCTTCGCCGCCGGCATCCACCTGATGATGGCCAGGTCACTGGTGCGGGTGGCGATGGGGGTGGTCCTGCTCGGCCATGCCGCCAACCTCCTGCTGCTGCAGTCCGGCGGTCGCGCAGGGATGCCACCGGTCTCGGGCTCGACCCCGTACGAGGAGGTTGCGGACCCGCTGCCCCAGGCGATGGCCCTCACCGCCATCGTCATCACCTTCGCGGTGACCGCTCTGCTGCTCGCGGTGGCCTGCCGCAGCAACGACCTGCGCGGCCACGACGACACGACCGACCGGTCGGTCGAGGACGAGGAGGGAGGGCCATGA
- a CDS encoding MnhB domain-containing protein: protein MIDESDHPGDPGDPQAGNEPLDRLLPGAHHLDADDRSLLLEAFARLVHPTALVVAAYLFVVGLHHPGGGFAAGLVVGLGLLLRRVAGGPRDLGAAARANPGILLGAGLALAAGYGIAGIVLSGDLLHGTVLHLDLPLLPPHELPTSMVFEIGILLITVGVVLDILRTLGAEDDR, encoded by the coding sequence GTGATCGATGAGTCCGACCACCCCGGGGACCCGGGCGACCCGCAGGCGGGCAACGAGCCGCTCGACCGGCTGCTGCCGGGCGCGCACCACCTCGACGCCGACGACCGCTCGCTCCTGCTGGAGGCCTTCGCCCGACTCGTGCACCCGACCGCCCTGGTGGTGGCTGCCTACCTCTTCGTCGTGGGCCTGCACCACCCCGGTGGGGGCTTCGCCGCGGGCCTGGTCGTCGGCCTCGGTCTCCTGCTGCGGCGGGTGGCGGGCGGCCCGCGCGACCTGGGCGCGGCGGCACGGGCCAACCCGGGGATCCTGCTGGGTGCCGGGCTGGCGCTCGCTGCCGGGTACGGCATCGCGGGCATCGTGCTCAGCGGGGACCTCCTGCACGGCACCGTGTTGCACCTCGACCTGCCACTCCTGCCGCCCCACGAGCTCCCGACGTCGATGGTCTTCGAGATCGGGATCCTGCTCATCACCGTGGGCGTGGTCCTGGACATCCTGCGGACCCTCGGTGCGGAGGACGACCGATGA
- the mbhE gene encoding hydrogen gas-evolving membrane-bound hydrogenase subunit E — MPRQAGSRLFLAAALLPGAAFVWLLVRTPAVLAGRTGSVSVPWAPALGLQVDLRLDALGLLLALLVTGVGALTLAYARWYFAERADRLGRTCAVLLLFVAAMVGIAVADNLLVLYVAWEVTTVCSFLLIADGGHTAGARRAALHALLTTTGAGFAMLLGFLLLGREAGTYRISGLAAAEPAGGVVTGAVVLILVGAFAKSAQVPFHPWLPAAMVAPTPVTAYLHAAAMVKAGVFLVARLTPVLAETVPWQPLVVVIGLATMILGGWRALAQTDLKSLLAFGTIAQLGFLMVLLGAGTRTAAIAGGTMLIAHALFKACLFLVVGIIDHSAGTREIGELSGVGRRSPVLLGSAALACASMVGLPPFVGYLGKEAALEAFHTHAWGGPGALAGLVLGSVLTVAYTGRFLHGAFAGPARPRGEWRAPTAGFLAAPVVLALTGVVLGLQPTRLDHLVAAHADLLPDPGKPYHLALWHGFGLVVVLSAGTLVAGIALFLVHRRLAPLHGRLAGPATAQGAHDGIATGSTRAAAWVDTHVHARALPDQLARTVLAVVLIQAVVLVPVGIPAPHPWDTPWQAVVAAGALAGTVAVIALRRQLYAALVLGVVGYLVAVVFVLQGAPDLALIQLLVETLTFVVFVLVLRRMPRATAPRHHYGRRLRAAVAVSFGVLMTLVSLTMASRHARSLPSPDYLDGSPDHGGPNVVNVIITEYRALDTLGEVSVLVIAATAVAGLVLQSTRIGGPQPPDEPGTQRAEVSTRDR; from the coding sequence ATGCCCCGGCAGGCGGGGTCACGGCTGTTCCTGGCCGCAGCCCTGCTCCCGGGGGCCGCATTCGTCTGGCTCCTCGTGCGGACTCCTGCCGTGCTGGCAGGGCGGACGGGCAGTGTGTCGGTGCCGTGGGCGCCCGCACTCGGCCTGCAGGTCGACCTGCGACTCGACGCCCTCGGGCTGCTGCTCGCCCTCCTCGTCACCGGTGTCGGGGCCCTCACCCTGGCCTACGCCCGCTGGTACTTCGCCGAGCGTGCCGACCGACTCGGGCGCACCTGTGCCGTGCTGCTGCTCTTCGTCGCGGCGATGGTGGGCATCGCCGTGGCCGACAACCTCCTGGTGCTCTACGTCGCCTGGGAGGTGACGACCGTCTGCTCCTTCCTCCTCATCGCCGACGGTGGCCACACGGCAGGGGCCCGGCGCGCCGCGCTCCACGCGCTGCTGACGACGACGGGCGCCGGCTTCGCCATGCTCCTCGGGTTCCTCCTGCTGGGCCGGGAGGCGGGGACCTACCGGATCTCCGGGCTGGCGGCGGCGGAACCCGCCGGTGGCGTGGTCACCGGTGCAGTGGTGCTGATCCTCGTGGGCGCCTTCGCCAAGTCCGCGCAGGTGCCCTTCCACCCGTGGCTGCCGGCGGCGATGGTCGCCCCGACGCCCGTGACGGCGTACCTGCACGCCGCCGCCATGGTCAAGGCCGGCGTCTTCCTCGTGGCCCGCCTGACGCCGGTACTCGCCGAGACCGTGCCGTGGCAGCCGCTCGTCGTCGTCATCGGGCTGGCGACGATGATCCTCGGGGGGTGGCGGGCGCTGGCCCAGACCGACCTGAAGTCACTGCTCGCCTTCGGCACGATCGCCCAGCTGGGCTTCCTCATGGTCCTCCTCGGGGCCGGTACCCGGACCGCGGCCATCGCCGGCGGCACCATGCTCATCGCACACGCTCTGTTCAAGGCCTGCCTCTTCCTCGTCGTCGGGATCATCGACCACTCCGCGGGGACCCGGGAGATCGGGGAGCTGTCCGGCGTGGGTCGCCGCTCGCCCGTCCTCCTGGGGTCCGCCGCCCTGGCCTGCGCGTCCATGGTGGGGTTGCCCCCCTTCGTCGGCTACCTCGGCAAGGAGGCGGCCCTGGAGGCCTTCCACACCCACGCCTGGGGTGGCCCCGGGGCCCTCGCGGGCCTCGTCCTCGGGTCGGTCCTCACGGTCGCCTACACCGGGCGGTTCCTCCACGGGGCCTTTGCCGGGCCGGCCCGGCCGCGCGGGGAGTGGCGCGCACCGACGGCGGGATTCCTCGCCGCGCCGGTCGTGCTCGCCCTCACCGGGGTGGTGCTCGGCCTGCAGCCCACGCGTCTCGACCACCTCGTCGCCGCCCACGCGGACCTGCTGCCGGACCCGGGCAAGCCGTACCACCTCGCCCTGTGGCACGGGTTCGGCCTCGTCGTCGTCCTCTCCGCCGGCACGCTCGTGGCCGGGATCGCGCTCTTCCTCGTCCACCGGCGGCTGGCGCCCCTGCACGGGCGTCTCGCCGGACCCGCGACGGCGCAGGGGGCCCACGACGGGATCGCCACGGGCAGCACGAGGGCCGCGGCCTGGGTCGACACCCACGTGCACGCCCGGGCGCTGCCGGACCAGCTCGCCCGCACCGTGCTCGCGGTCGTGCTCATCCAGGCCGTCGTGCTGGTGCCCGTGGGCATCCCGGCGCCGCATCCCTGGGACACCCCGTGGCAGGCGGTCGTCGCAGCAGGGGCCCTCGCCGGGACGGTCGCGGTCATCGCCCTGCGCCGACAGCTGTACGCCGCCCTGGTCCTCGGCGTCGTCGGGTACCTCGTGGCCGTCGTCTTCGTCCTCCAGGGTGCACCCGACCTCGCCCTCATCCAGCTGCTCGTCGAGACGCTGACCTTCGTCGTCTTCGTGCTGGTGCTGCGCCGGATGCCGCGCGCCACGGCTCCTCGGCACCACTACGGGCGCCGGTTGCGGGCCGCTGTGGCGGTCTCCTTCGGTGTGCTGATGACCCTCGTCTCGCTCACCATGGCGAGTCGGCACGCACGCTCCCTGCCGTCCCCGGACTATCTCGACGGGTCGCCCGATCACGGCGGACCGAATGTCGTCAACGTCATCATCACCGAGTACCGGGCGCTGGACACCCTCGGCGAGGTGAGCGTCCTCGTCATCGCGGCGACGGCGGTCGCCGGCCTGGTGCTGCAGAGCACCCGCATCGGGGGGCCGCAACCGCCCGACGAGCCGGGCACGCAGCGGGCGGAGGTGAGCACTCGTGATCGATGA
- a CDS encoding aconitate hydratase, producing MPRTVAQKLIADHLVEGSMEPGSEIGLTVDQTLTQDATGTMVMLELEAMDLDRVRTELSVQYVDHNLLQTDEKNPDDHLFLQSAAQRFGLWYSKAGNGVSHPVHQAHFGRPGVTLIGSDSHTCAAGALGMLAIGVGGLEVAMAMAGQPLYVSMPEVWGVELTGELPDWVSAKDVILEMLRRHGVKGGLNRIIEYHGPGLDQLTAMDRHVIANMGAELGATASVFPADDAVREYLEAVGRGDDFTRLVADEDATYDQTEHIDLSALEPLIAKPSSPGNVVPVAEVEDEDVTQVVVGSSANPGLRDFAVVAEILQGRQGAAGVSVDINPTSREVLADLITGGWLTSLVSSGARIHQSGCMGCIGMGQAPASGRNSLRTMPRNFPGRSGTEEDAVWLCSPETAAAAALTGRITDPRTLADSHGISYPRPTMPERYSTIDDMLLAPLPQEEAEQVELVKGPNISSLPEFAPIADHVEVPTLLVMGDDVSTDEIMPAGSQVLPFRSNIPRIAEFSFVRVDETYPERAKGGEGHVVVAGENYGQGSSREHAVIAPRYLGLVAVIAKSFARIHWQNLANFGVLPLEFDDPSDHDGISVDDVVVLEGVHEALRAGRGLTATIGDREVAVHHRLSDRQVEMVLAGGRIPLTAQAL from the coding sequence ATGCCGCGCACCGTCGCACAGAAGTTGATCGCCGACCACCTCGTCGAGGGCTCGATGGAACCGGGGTCGGAGATCGGCCTGACCGTCGACCAGACGCTCACCCAGGACGCAACCGGCACGATGGTGATGCTCGAGCTGGAGGCGATGGACCTCGACCGCGTCCGCACCGAGCTGTCCGTGCAGTACGTCGACCACAACCTGCTGCAGACCGACGAGAAGAACCCCGACGACCACCTGTTCCTGCAGTCCGCCGCGCAGCGATTCGGGCTCTGGTACTCCAAGGCGGGCAACGGCGTCTCGCACCCGGTGCACCAGGCGCACTTCGGTCGCCCCGGCGTGACGCTCATCGGGTCGGACTCCCACACCTGCGCCGCGGGCGCGCTGGGGATGCTCGCGATCGGTGTGGGCGGGCTCGAGGTCGCGATGGCGATGGCCGGGCAGCCGCTCTACGTGTCCATGCCCGAGGTGTGGGGCGTCGAGCTGACCGGTGAGCTGCCGGACTGGGTCTCCGCGAAGGACGTCATCCTGGAGATGCTGCGCCGGCACGGCGTCAAGGGCGGACTGAACCGGATCATCGAGTACCACGGGCCGGGGCTGGACCAGCTCACGGCGATGGACCGGCACGTCATCGCCAACATGGGCGCCGAGCTCGGGGCGACGGCCAGCGTCTTCCCCGCCGACGACGCCGTGCGCGAGTACCTCGAGGCGGTCGGGCGCGGGGACGACTTCACCCGGCTGGTGGCCGACGAGGACGCCACCTACGACCAGACCGAGCACATCGACCTCTCCGCACTGGAGCCGCTGATCGCCAAGCCGTCCTCCCCCGGCAACGTCGTGCCGGTGGCCGAGGTCGAGGACGAGGACGTCACCCAGGTCGTCGTCGGATCCTCCGCGAACCCGGGCCTGCGCGACTTCGCCGTGGTCGCCGAGATCCTCCAGGGGCGGCAGGGCGCCGCCGGGGTGTCCGTCGACATCAACCCGACCTCCCGGGAGGTCCTCGCCGACCTCATCACCGGCGGCTGGCTGACCTCGCTCGTCTCGTCCGGGGCGCGCATCCACCAGTCGGGGTGCATGGGCTGCATCGGCATGGGGCAGGCCCCGGCCAGCGGCCGCAACTCGTTGCGCACGATGCCGCGCAACTTCCCCGGGCGCTCGGGCACGGAGGAGGACGCCGTCTGGCTGTGCTCCCCCGAGACCGCGGCGGCCGCGGCGCTCACCGGCCGGATCACCGACCCGCGCACGCTCGCGGACAGCCACGGCATCTCCTACCCGCGTCCGACGATGCCCGAGCGCTACAGCACGATCGACGACATGCTGCTGGCGCCACTGCCGCAGGAGGAGGCGGAGCAGGTCGAGCTCGTCAAGGGACCGAACATCTCCTCGCTGCCCGAGTTCGCGCCGATCGCGGACCACGTGGAGGTGCCCACGCTGCTCGTCATGGGCGACGACGTCTCCACCGACGAGATCATGCCGGCCGGGTCGCAGGTGCTCCCCTTCCGCAGCAACATCCCCAGGATCGCCGAGTTCTCCTTCGTCCGCGTCGACGAGACCTACCCGGAGCGGGCGAAGGGGGGCGAGGGCCACGTCGTCGTCGCCGGCGAGAACTACGGACAGGGGTCCTCCCGGGAGCACGCGGTGATCGCACCGCGCTACCTCGGGCTGGTGGCCGTGATCGCCAAGTCCTTCGCCCGCATTCACTGGCAGAACCTCGCCAACTTCGGCGTCCTCCCGTTGGAGTTCGACGACCCGTCCGACCACGACGGGATCTCCGTCGACGACGTCGTCGTGCTCGAGGGAGTCCACGAGGCCCTGCGCGCCGGGCGTGGGCTCACCGCGACGATCGGCGACCGGGAGGTCGCCGTGCACCACCGCCTGTCCGACCGACAGGTGGAGATGGTGCTCGCCGGTGGGCGGATCCCGCTCACCGCGCAAGCACTCTGA